One window of Nostoc sp. C052 genomic DNA carries:
- a CDS encoding chemotaxis protein CheW yields the protein MVSKPDFLSGSGQDHFRPELQVESPEGELHLRFYIPSHQEFALQATGIREVIELSPDRITPIPNASPLLLGTLNLRGRVIWVADLGQFLGEASALNTDRAEISVIAIEEQDTIVGLAVEEIGGMDWLDVQNLMPPTSVPDTMAPFLRGEWSLGAKKNQCLRLLDQMAIVRSARWAG from the coding sequence ATGGTCAGCAAACCGGACTTTTTAAGTGGCAGCGGTCAAGACCACTTCCGACCAGAATTACAAGTAGAAAGTCCTGAAGGTGAGTTACATTTGAGGTTTTACATTCCCTCGCATCAGGAGTTTGCACTACAAGCAACTGGCATTCGGGAGGTAATTGAACTAAGTCCTGATAGAATCACCCCAATTCCTAATGCTTCTCCTTTACTTTTGGGTACTCTAAATTTACGAGGTCGAGTTATTTGGGTGGCCGATTTGGGTCAATTTCTAGGGGAAGCAAGTGCATTAAACACGGATAGAGCTGAAATTTCGGTGATTGCCATTGAAGAACAAGACACAATCGTGGGTTTAGCAGTAGAGGAAATCGGTGGTATGGATTGGTTGGATGTCCAAAATCTCATGCCACCAACTAGTGTTCCAGATACTATGGCGCCCTTTTTACGTGGAGAGTGGTCATTAGGTGCTAAAAAAAACCAGTGTCTACGACTACTCGATCAAATGGCAATTGTACGGAGTGCTAGGTGGGCAGGATGA
- a CDS encoding response regulator transcription factor: MSTVLIVEDSIAQREMITDLLKATGLTVTHASDGLEALEAIQIAPPDLVVLDIVMPRMNGYEVCRRLKSDPKTQNVPVVMCSSKGEEFDRYWGMKQGADAYIAKPFQPTELVGTVKQLLRG, translated from the coding sequence ATGAGTACAGTTCTGATTGTGGAAGACAGTATCGCACAAAGGGAGATGATTACAGACCTCCTGAAAGCCACTGGCCTAACAGTTACCCACGCCAGTGACGGATTAGAAGCATTAGAGGCAATTCAAATAGCACCTCCAGATTTAGTGGTATTAGATATTGTCATGCCCCGAATGAACGGCTATGAAGTTTGTCGGCGGTTAAAATCCGATCCTAAAACCCAAAATGTCCCTGTGGTTATGTGTTCTTCCAAAGGTGAAGAATTCGATCGCTACTGGGGTATGAAGCAGGGTGCAGATGCTTACATAGCCAAACCGTTTCAACCAACCGAGTTGGTAGGAACAGTCAAACAACTGCTGCGAGGATAA
- a CDS encoding response regulator, which produces MQGNLNEIDICSILQLIELGQRTGQLWVEAHSSHHNNKLGGEGANIYRPKQQSWFVFFLNGQIIYCQEGESSLSRISDYLRHYRVETRLTDKQIASLPPTDAPEYAYLWALLERNIINPKIAGSIIQGLVHETLFDLLSLRQGNFIFHQGVALAPQLNTFEIAPFVTKITKQVQEWKQLYPHIQSPEQLPVLSDKVQLQSSLPEATVNKLQHWADGKTSLRQLARHLNRDILTVAKAIYPYVQQSWLQLVYSETNQPDTHTDSRELKGKPRGRVVCIDDAIAIGETINSILQPQGYEAIALTNPLEALSLVFQLKPDLILCDIAMSELEGYEVCSMLRHSTAFRLTPIIMLTGKDGFIDRVKARMVGATDYLTKPFTDNELLMLIEKYIDKQ; this is translated from the coding sequence ATGCAGGGAAATTTAAATGAAATTGATATTTGCAGTATCCTGCAATTGATTGAGTTAGGACAACGAACCGGTCAATTATGGGTTGAAGCTCATAGCTCTCACCATAACAACAAACTAGGTGGAGAGGGAGCAAACATTTATCGCCCCAAACAACAGTCTTGGTTTGTCTTTTTCTTGAATGGTCAAATTATCTATTGCCAAGAAGGCGAGAGTAGTTTATCCAGAATTAGCGATTATTTACGTCATTACCGAGTTGAGACGCGACTCACCGACAAACAAATTGCCTCCCTACCACCAACCGACGCGCCAGAGTATGCCTATCTTTGGGCACTCTTGGAGCGGAATATCATCAACCCAAAGATCGCTGGTAGTATCATTCAGGGCTTAGTGCATGAAACTCTCTTTGACTTACTGAGTTTACGCCAAGGTAACTTCATTTTCCATCAAGGAGTGGCCCTTGCTCCGCAATTAAACACTTTCGAGATTGCTCCATTTGTGACAAAAATTACGAAGCAGGTGCAAGAGTGGAAGCAACTCTATCCACACATTCAGTCTCCAGAACAATTACCAGTACTATCTGACAAAGTTCAGCTACAATCTTCCCTACCAGAAGCAACTGTAAATAAACTACAACATTGGGCTGATGGTAAAACATCCTTGCGTCAACTAGCTCGCCATCTCAACCGAGATATTTTGACAGTCGCTAAGGCAATATACCCTTATGTGCAACAAAGTTGGCTACAACTAGTATATTCAGAAACAAATCAACCAGATACACACACGGATAGTCGAGAATTGAAAGGAAAACCGAGGGGGCGGGTAGTATGTATTGACGATGCGATCGCCATCGGTGAGACTATAAATTCCATCTTACAACCACAAGGTTATGAAGCGATCGCTCTCACCAATCCTTTAGAGGCACTGAGTTTGGTTTTTCAACTCAAACCAGATTTAATTTTATGCGATATTGCCATGTCGGAATTGGAAGGGTACGAGGTTTGTTCCATGCTGCGACATTCAACAGCATTTCGGCTCACACCGATTATCATGCTTACTGGTAAAGATGGGTTTATCGATCGAGTCAAAGCTAGGATGGTCGGGGCAACAGATTATTTAACAAAACCGTTTACAGACAATGAGTTACTCATGCTTATAGAGAAATATATCGACAAACAATGA
- the hmpF gene encoding pilus motility taxis protein HmpF produces MLYLAEVQKQKGGLLSGGAKTELKLLACQRTDQNWSTVSEEVIAAEDASKLNDGALVLAELNPNRQVQRIQEAGRPLVNILQNFSRQLEKFKLKEDEIDQWKQSLTFQAQELNRREMDMEVRSEQLQQLEEELQHLEEQKQEVDTSRQEIERLQGEVERNRQELEGAWEHLRGEQRRLEERQADFKQGTVLDEEQSRVMSELLDRLSSRVAPTETVREHLHLAFELVEKQQATLTPHWQKLEEHKSAIAQQQQEIEGLSQTFSDRQNALQEAQNSLVQQTAQLQINTANLTSKQEYAQIIKEQLRNAEELYQQMHSLAATSGDVVLGKQADVEALEKMPLEELQKIVQDLEHKLEIDASFVHDQEQELTYKQEAIEELQTKLNNASDHDHINLELELTDEKDLYQMLNSSLVGQRRNMLQHQKFLKQHKAVMLRRQGHAVTDEEESNNKINLEPILLQIETQRQQYSQEIQKLEREIEQIRSGVELNQGMIDNQTHDLDQKRQELKAIEENLLSLRRTTAEFSGRVNLYQEALQPIQDSLDGLRQKLQGIGESLDQFQETGDYQVQAIAQLRHTLQGLMPQPELLAS; encoded by the coding sequence GTGCTGTATTTAGCAGAAGTACAAAAACAGAAAGGTGGTTTACTCAGTGGCGGTGCTAAAACCGAACTGAAACTGCTAGCTTGTCAGCGAACTGACCAGAATTGGAGTACTGTGTCGGAAGAAGTGATTGCCGCTGAGGATGCAAGCAAATTAAATGACGGCGCTTTGGTACTAGCCGAACTGAATCCGAATCGTCAAGTACAGCGGATTCAAGAAGCAGGGCGTCCACTCGTCAACATTTTGCAGAATTTTTCCCGCCAGCTGGAGAAATTTAAGCTCAAGGAAGATGAAATCGATCAGTGGAAACAGTCGTTAACGTTTCAGGCGCAAGAGTTGAATCGCCGTGAAATGGATATGGAGGTACGCTCAGAACAGTTGCAACAACTGGAGGAAGAGTTACAACACCTAGAGGAGCAAAAACAGGAAGTTGACACCTCCCGCCAGGAAATTGAACGATTGCAAGGAGAAGTTGAGCGCAATCGTCAAGAGTTGGAAGGCGCTTGGGAGCATTTGCGGGGTGAGCAGCGTCGCCTAGAGGAACGTCAAGCGGATTTTAAACAAGGGACGGTTTTGGATGAGGAACAAAGTCGGGTAATGAGTGAGTTACTCGATCGCTTGTCTAGTCGTGTTGCTCCCACAGAAACAGTTAGAGAACATCTGCATTTAGCCTTTGAATTGGTCGAAAAGCAGCAAGCGACTCTGACCCCGCACTGGCAAAAACTGGAGGAGCATAAAAGTGCGATCGCCCAACAACAACAAGAAATAGAGGGTTTGTCACAAACTTTTAGCGATCGCCAAAATGCATTACAAGAAGCACAAAATTCTCTAGTTCAGCAAACAGCCCAATTGCAGATCAATACAGCAAACCTGACCAGCAAGCAAGAGTACGCTCAGATCATCAAAGAGCAGTTACGAAACGCCGAAGAGTTATATCAACAGATGCACTCTTTAGCGGCAACATCTGGTGATGTAGTTCTTGGCAAGCAAGCTGATGTGGAGGCTTTGGAGAAAATGCCTTTAGAAGAACTGCAAAAGATCGTACAAGACTTGGAGCATAAGTTAGAAATAGATGCTAGCTTTGTTCACGATCAAGAACAAGAACTGACATATAAACAAGAAGCTATAGAAGAACTCCAAACTAAATTAAATAACGCATCAGACCATGACCATATCAATTTGGAACTAGAACTAACAGATGAAAAAGACCTTTATCAGATGCTAAATTCCAGCTTGGTGGGACAACGCCGCAATATGCTACAGCATCAGAAGTTTCTCAAGCAACATAAAGCTGTAATGCTGCGACGCCAAGGACATGCTGTCACTGATGAAGAAGAAAGTAACAACAAAATTAATCTAGAACCGATTCTGCTACAAATTGAAACCCAGAGACAACAATATTCACAGGAAATCCAAAAGCTAGAACGTGAGATTGAGCAGATTCGTTCTGGTGTTGAGCTAAATCAGGGAATGATTGACAATCAAACTCACGATCTAGATCAAAAGCGCCAAGAACTGAAAGCGATCGAGGAAAATTTGCTATCCCTACGAAGAACAACTGCTGAATTTTCTGGTCGAGTGAATCTTTACCAAGAAGCGCTACAACCAATTCAGGATTCTCTAGATGGATTACGGCAAAAGCTGCAAGGAATTGGAGAATCTTTGGATCAATTCCAGGAAACTGGTGATTATCAAGTCCAAGCGATCGCTCAGTTGCGTCATACTCTCCAAGGTTTAATGCCTCAGCCGGAATTGTTAGCCTCTTAG
- a CDS encoding peptidoglycan DD-metalloendopeptidase family protein has protein sequence MKRALKKRVKAVLNNNPNSDDAPVELLNVMNPKVNRRVRTKAAMIGLAISMGATSLLVTRQSDQAQAAVPVGSQKATSAIPAVPDTEVKFASTKLESQAVSSASVPENPVIVEPTAVSQVPGLEAKWQVAASGMSLQVPASNTFSQATAGYKNSTYLKPQVAQGLNNTLAETSFPTVNNLSDYSADDVGGTNASLTAQPQTVATSTAANSEINAQLKAQQEFALNRLQEKSNRLRKSLAQLQSGETKNLSQADIELAQPTTVVENSVLAQPNTSDDASQANLISKLKQKTQASAFVPVPATPTVIASATHTAYEVKPGDTLAAIASRHNTSVSELVKANNLNNPNELQISQKLVIPAVQVETTVANKPAFVESSQTPKAASYPLNIGSANSYLPSSPSPTITNKTPIAVPIPVTVQVQANSATDLETASPTARSYGVGGDTPVPTAFAEMQQPKTPANKVARANNNNNDRLRGLQAEIQRLQQKYRAQQSGNLVVPEVATEASNAAMLTPVSTPNNFTVPNPVSRPNSVAIPIPVPTPISGSNYSVQPIKPQFRTSVRPSEPVNPEFLPNLGSASQWTPSRTQSATRIATPSGRVNASDSLGKMRGTTVSPQTMPPLAAVDQYLPRPIDELTPPPSTSTLAYIWPTKGTLTSGFGMRWGRPHKGIDIANSTGTPVVASADGTIEKAGWNNGGYGNLVEIHHPDGSSTRYAHNSKILVQPGQQVHQGEIIALMGTTGHSTGTHCHFEVHPPGKGAVNPIAFLPQRL, from the coding sequence TTGAAACGAGCATTAAAAAAGAGAGTAAAAGCTGTGTTGAACAATAACCCCAACAGCGATGATGCCCCGGTAGAACTGCTAAATGTGATGAATCCAAAAGTTAACCGCCGGGTGCGGACAAAAGCCGCCATGATTGGCTTGGCAATCTCTATGGGAGCAACCAGCCTTTTGGTGACTCGACAAAGCGATCAAGCCCAAGCAGCAGTGCCAGTAGGCAGTCAAAAGGCAACCTCAGCGATTCCTGCTGTTCCTGACACTGAGGTGAAATTCGCCTCCACAAAGCTGGAGTCCCAAGCAGTCTCATCAGCGAGCGTGCCGGAAAATCCTGTAATCGTGGAACCAACAGCAGTTTCACAAGTGCCCGGGCTTGAAGCTAAATGGCAAGTCGCGGCGAGTGGAATGTCTTTGCAAGTTCCGGCATCAAACACGTTTTCTCAAGCAACAGCGGGTTATAAAAATTCCACCTACCTGAAGCCCCAAGTGGCCCAGGGATTGAACAATACCTTAGCCGAGACTAGTTTCCCAACAGTCAATAATCTGTCTGACTATAGTGCTGACGATGTTGGTGGTACAAACGCATCACTAACTGCCCAGCCCCAAACAGTGGCAACGTCAACCGCGGCCAACAGTGAAATAAATGCACAACTTAAGGCGCAACAAGAGTTCGCACTAAATCGCTTACAAGAAAAATCAAACCGTTTAAGAAAGAGTCTGGCACAGTTGCAGTCTGGGGAAACCAAAAATTTATCACAAGCTGATATAGAATTGGCACAGCCGACAACTGTGGTTGAGAATAGTGTATTAGCCCAGCCGAACACTTCTGATGATGCCAGTCAAGCGAACCTGATATCGAAGTTAAAACAGAAGACGCAGGCAAGTGCATTTGTACCAGTACCCGCTACACCAACAGTTATTGCCTCCGCGACCCATACAGCCTACGAAGTAAAGCCTGGAGATACACTAGCAGCGATCGCCAGCAGACACAATACTTCAGTATCAGAACTAGTTAAGGCAAATAACCTAAATAATCCAAATGAACTGCAAATTAGTCAAAAACTAGTTATTCCTGCTGTTCAAGTTGAGACAACTGTAGCGAATAAGCCGGCTTTTGTAGAGTCCAGTCAAACTCCAAAAGCAGCCAGCTATCCTTTGAATATTGGTAGTGCTAACTCATATCTACCTAGTTCACCATCACCAACTATTACCAACAAAACTCCCATAGCCGTCCCTATACCTGTAACTGTTCAGGTTCAGGCAAATAGTGCGACCGACTTAGAAACAGCTTCCCCAACAGCTAGGTCTTATGGCGTCGGTGGTGACACTCCAGTGCCAACAGCTTTTGCCGAAATGCAACAGCCGAAAACACCAGCAAATAAGGTAGCAAGAGCAAACAATAACAACAATGACCGTTTGCGGGGCTTACAAGCGGAAATTCAGAGGTTACAGCAGAAATATCGCGCTCAACAGTCTGGGAACTTAGTTGTACCAGAAGTAGCAACTGAAGCTAGTAATGCTGCGATGCTTACTCCTGTTAGTACGCCTAATAATTTCACCGTACCCAACCCTGTATCTAGACCAAATAGTGTAGCGATACCAATTCCAGTTCCTACACCTATTAGTGGATCCAACTATAGCGTTCAGCCAATTAAGCCCCAATTCCGTACTAGTGTACGTCCTAGCGAACCAGTAAACCCAGAGTTCCTGCCTAATCTAGGGTCTGCTAGTCAATGGACTCCCTCTCGCACTCAATCTGCCACAAGGATTGCAACGCCTTCGGGAAGAGTAAATGCCTCTGACTCCTTAGGAAAGATGCGGGGAACAACAGTTTCTCCACAGACAATGCCGCCTTTGGCAGCAGTGGATCAATATCTGCCCAGACCCATTGACGAACTTACACCTCCTCCATCTACTTCAACCTTGGCTTATATTTGGCCAACGAAGGGTACTCTCACTTCTGGCTTTGGTATGCGCTGGGGAAGACCTCACAAAGGAATTGATATTGCTAACTCCACTGGCACGCCAGTTGTTGCCTCTGCTGACGGTACGATAGAAAAAGCTGGCTGGAACAATGGTGGTTATGGCAACCTCGTCGAAATCCACCATCCTGATGGCAGTTCGACCCGCTATGCTCATAACAGCAAGATTCTGGTGCAACCGGGTCAGCAGGTACATCAAGGAGAAATAATTGCTTTAATGGGTACTACTGGTCACAGCACTGGTACACACTGCCACTTTGAAGTTCATCCACCAGGAAAGGGTGCTGTTAACCCAATAGCTTTCCTACCGCAACGCCTGTAA
- a CDS encoding tRNA (cytidine(34)-2'-O)-methyltransferase has translation MPQVVLVNPQIPPNTGNIARTCAATGTELHLVGPLGFEISDRYLKRAGLDYWPYVKLHYHESLEAFKNVHQERGGRWLGYTVGGNCNYVSFQFQPDDWLLFGSETTGLPPAILSDCDATLYIPMSQPGVRSLNLSVSVAIGLFETRRQLGYLQ, from the coding sequence ATGCCCCAGGTAGTTTTAGTTAACCCACAAATCCCTCCTAATACAGGTAATATTGCCCGTACTTGTGCAGCCACAGGTACAGAGTTACATTTGGTGGGGCCTTTGGGGTTTGAAATTAGCGATCGCTACCTCAAAAGAGCAGGTTTAGATTACTGGCCTTATGTCAAACTGCACTATCACGAATCGCTAGAAGCCTTTAAAAACGTACATCAGGAGCGTGGAGGCAGATGGTTAGGTTATACGGTTGGTGGAAATTGTAATTATGTAAGCTTTCAATTTCAACCTGATGATTGGCTGCTGTTTGGTAGTGAAACCACGGGCTTACCACCAGCAATTCTGTCAGATTGCGATGCTACTCTCTATATTCCCATGAGCCAACCGGGAGTTCGCAGTTTGAATCTGTCAGTAAGTGTGGCAATTGGATTATTTGAAACCCGTCGTCAGTTAGGCTATTTACAATAG
- the gshA gene encoding glutamate--cysteine ligase has translation MVLLKGFEIEMYTGTPQGEIVGLSDKIVAALGEFMREPDSRNVEYITQPSHNYDNLLCALLRPRRVLRNYLNRLGDYTLIPGSTLSLGGSDRFLRSDPANPYHDYIENTYGTKVVTASVHINIGISNPEVLMRACRVIRMEAPLFLALSASSPFLDGKTTGYHSTRWGVFPQTPSHVPLFSSHADHIQWVENQLVAGTMQNVRHLWASVRPNGDRRPYDLNRLELRICDLVTDPIALLAITALLEARLLQIIENPSIDPLTQSSFSPEELVTLTAENEAAAAAGSLDAHLRHWQDGRSIVARDWIAQMYQEVWAIAKQQGFSCFLSPLHKILREGNEAQQWLQLHTVGFDSQRVITQAIIATQQREIELENKLCSSLLA, from the coding sequence GTGGTCTTATTAAAAGGCTTTGAGATTGAGATGTATACTGGCACGCCTCAAGGTGAAATCGTCGGTCTCTCCGACAAAATTGTTGCCGCGTTGGGTGAATTTATGCGGGAGCCAGATAGCCGCAACGTCGAATACATAACCCAACCATCCCATAATTACGATAATTTATTGTGTGCGTTGCTGCGTCCCCGGCGAGTATTACGAAACTACCTCAATCGCTTGGGCGATTACACCCTGATACCAGGGAGTACTTTATCTTTGGGTGGGAGCGATCGCTTTCTCCGCTCTGATCCAGCAAACCCCTATCATGACTACATCGAGAACACCTACGGCACGAAAGTAGTAACCGCTAGCGTCCACATAAATATAGGCATTAGCAATCCAGAAGTATTAATGCGGGCGTGTCGGGTGATCCGCATGGAAGCGCCTCTATTTCTCGCCCTTAGTGCCTCATCTCCCTTCCTGGATGGCAAAACTACAGGCTATCACTCCACCCGTTGGGGCGTCTTCCCCCAAACGCCTAGCCATGTGCCGTTATTTTCCAGCCATGCCGATCATATCCAGTGGGTGGAAAATCAACTAGTTGCCGGAACTATGCAAAACGTGCGGCATTTGTGGGCATCAGTTCGACCAAATGGCGATCGCCGTCCTTATGACTTAAATCGCCTAGAATTGCGAATTTGCGATTTAGTCACAGATCCCATAGCCTTGCTGGCGATTACTGCCTTATTAGAAGCGCGTTTATTGCAAATAATCGAAAATCCCAGCATCGATCCTTTAACTCAAAGTAGCTTCTCTCCTGAAGAACTCGTCACCCTGACTGCTGAGAACGAAGCGGCGGCGGCGGCTGGTAGTCTCGATGCTCATTTGAGGCATTGGCAAGATGGCAGAAGTATTGTAGCGAGAGATTGGATTGCTCAAATGTACCAAGAGGTTTGGGCGATCGCTAAACAACAAGGCTTTAGCTGTTTCCTTTCCCCTCTGCACAAAATCCTCCGCGAAGGCAATGAAGCTCAACAGTGGTTGCAATTACACACAGTCGGGTTTGACAGTCAACGCGTCATCACTCAGGCGATTATTGCCACCCAACAGCGCGAAATCGAACTCGAAAACAAATTGTGTTCGTCTTTGCTTGCTTAA
- a CDS encoding pre-peptidase C-terminal domain-containing protein: MTEPNNTFATATDIDPSSNFYLEQNVILSDSVSSSDTDDYYRFYTLYGPSTLYAPLNGLSADADIYLYDQNQNLVASSTLGGNLSETINASLQGNQYYYVKVHSYSGVPTNYNLYLYNDYSGSTLATARDLGTSWGQSSSKYLAYNKINWQDYLDYRDNVDVMKFTMEAPGTISLRMKDFTYTGGLQARMQLLDSNGNVLQTVSGTVGDGLNVDRYSAPAGVYYVKYTQISGSDPYTVRIVTDYAGDVTGTARDLGNVSGSSRRLYDMVGGPFGLPTYEDGNDLYKFTLDKTSPIDLRLDIDTSAFPTPTFDANLRLARDTNNDGFISAGEVFLSSSNPGDDQLSTTLDAGTYYIQVVPNGAYTSYQLDLDSDFDAVKSDPQAYNNLSQARSLGALIGETPFNLGDGFGISAGDFSDYFKFTMTAAGQLSASAFNNPYYSRTTQNPTLSIVQDLNNNQRLDPGETITPFSVGSLTANLAAGTYFLHTNGNGEQAAYNLRLVSDYAGNTLSTARPLAAITGATPPNQIFQDYIEQSFDASSDVNDFYRFDLSNTYEVTLNTTGVAGEDLSLSLIKDVNNNNVIDAGDILATSNVLNSPTESLSRVLGAGRYFVRVQGVNGSTNYTLTSKFASPSQDPDDTIAKVQNSAGNTKTLGQFADFSLNVPTDVDLVKFTVSAGQQVGFDVDSRNGSNLNTYLRVFNSSGTQLAANNDGAAPGETPSQFSYLAYTFTQAGTYYVGVSLNPNSNYNAVTGLGDVAGSGATGDYRLTLNDLGLVLTGDGGNNAIAGGNGNDNLNGAGGNDTLTGGAGNDILIGGTGNDLLVGGAGNDVLTGGDGADTYRFTAASDRLDTINGFSGSSGDKIQISAAGFGGGLVAGTLSTDRFRSGAGITTANTTTQRFIYNTTNGALFFDADGSLGGSAPLQIATLSGNPALNNTNIAVI; encoded by the coding sequence ATGACAGAACCTAACAATACTTTTGCTACCGCTACAGATATTGATCCAAGCTCAAACTTTTACCTTGAACAGAATGTCATCCTCAGCGATTCAGTCAGTTCAAGTGACACTGATGATTACTACAGGTTCTATACTCTCTATGGGCCGTCAACCCTCTACGCCCCTCTCAACGGCTTGTCAGCCGACGCTGACATCTACCTCTACGACCAAAACCAGAACCTAGTTGCCAGTAGTACCCTTGGCGGCAACCTGAGCGAGACCATCAACGCTTCGCTACAGGGCAATCAGTACTATTACGTAAAGGTACACTCCTATTCGGGAGTCCCCACAAACTATAACCTCTACCTATACAACGATTATTCTGGCTCAACTTTAGCAACAGCAAGGGATCTCGGCACTAGTTGGGGTCAAAGCAGCAGTAAATATTTGGCTTATAACAAGATTAACTGGCAAGACTATCTCGACTATCGTGATAACGTTGATGTCATGAAGTTCACGATGGAAGCTCCTGGCACTATCAGCCTGCGGATGAAAGACTTCACCTATACTGGTGGGCTACAGGCCAGAATGCAGCTACTTGACTCCAACGGCAACGTACTACAGACTGTTTCTGGTACAGTGGGCGATGGTCTCAATGTCGATCGCTACTCTGCCCCTGCTGGTGTCTACTACGTCAAGTACACCCAGATTTCCGGCTCCGACCCTTACACCGTCCGCATCGTCACTGATTACGCGGGTGATGTTACTGGCACAGCACGAGACTTAGGAAATGTCAGTGGCAGCAGTCGTCGCTTATACGACATGGTAGGAGGCCCATTTGGATTGCCAACCTATGAAGATGGTAACGATCTCTACAAATTCACCCTGGATAAAACCTCACCAATCGATTTACGGTTAGATATCGATACCTCTGCTTTCCCAACTCCAACCTTTGATGCCAATTTACGCCTCGCCCGTGACACAAACAACGACGGGTTTATTTCAGCAGGAGAAGTCTTTCTATCATCATCAAACCCAGGGGACGATCAGCTCTCAACCACATTAGATGCAGGCACTTATTACATCCAAGTAGTGCCAAATGGAGCTTATACCAGCTATCAGCTCGATCTCGATTCAGACTTCGATGCTGTTAAGAGCGATCCACAGGCGTATAACAATCTGTCACAAGCGCGATCGCTCGGTGCTTTAATTGGGGAGACACCCTTTAATTTGGGTGATGGGTTTGGCATCAGTGCGGGTGATTTCTCTGATTACTTCAAGTTCACCATGACCGCTGCGGGACAACTCTCGGCTTCAGCATTTAATAACCCCTACTACTCTAGAACTACCCAGAATCCCACCCTGTCAATTGTCCAAGACTTGAACAATAACCAGCGGCTCGACCCTGGTGAAACGATTACGCCCTTTAGTGTTGGCTCGTTGACCGCTAACCTGGCAGCAGGAACCTACTTTCTGCATACCAATGGTAACGGTGAACAGGCTGCCTACAACCTCCGATTAGTCTCAGACTACGCCGGAAATACCTTAAGCACAGCTCGCCCACTAGCAGCGATCACTGGGGCGACACCACCCAACCAAATTTTCCAGGACTACATCGAACAATCCTTCGATGCCTCCAGTGATGTTAATGACTTTTATCGCTTTGATTTGTCAAATACCTACGAAGTCACGCTGAACACAACAGGCGTTGCTGGTGAAGACCTATCGCTTTCACTGATCAAGGATGTCAATAACAATAATGTGATCGATGCAGGTGATATCTTAGCCACATCAAACGTCTTGAACTCGCCGACAGAAAGTCTCTCGCGGGTACTGGGGGCTGGGCGGTATTTTGTCCGCGTCCAGGGTGTCAACGGTTCCACAAACTACACCCTGACCTCAAAGTTCGCTAGTCCGAGTCAAGACCCTGATGACACGATCGCTAAAGTTCAAAATAGTGCAGGTAATACTAAGACACTAGGTCAGTTCGCTGACTTTAGCTTGAATGTACCAACTGATGTCGATCTGGTCAAGTTTACCGTCTCTGCTGGGCAGCAAGTTGGGTTCGATGTGGATTCTCGCAATGGATCAAACCTCAACACCTACCTAAGGGTCTTCAACTCCAGTGGCACACAACTCGCGGCCAACAATGATGGAGCCGCGCCAGGTGAAACCCCTAGCCAGTTTTCTTACTTGGCTTATACATTTACTCAGGCGGGTACATACTACGTCGGCGTGTCGTTAAACCCGAACTCCAATTACAACGCGGTGACAGGTCTTGGTGATGTAGCTGGCTCAGGGGCTACGGGAGATTACCGTCTAACGCTGAACGATCTCGGACTAGTATTGACCGGCGATGGTGGGAACAATGCGATCGCTGGCGGTAATGGCAACGATAACCTCAATGGGGCTGGGGGCAATGACACGCTCACTGGCGGTGCTGGTAATGACATACTAATCGGTGGTACTGGTAATGACCTACTGGTTGGTGGTGCTGGTAATGATGTGTTAACCGGAGGTGATGGGGCAGATACCTATCGATTTACAGCTGCTAGCGATCGCCTAGATACAATTAATGGCTTCAGTGGCTCTAGTGGCGACAAAATTCAGATATCTGCCGCAGGCTTTGGTGGCGGATTGGTCGCAGGCACTTTAAGCACAGACCGTTTTCGTTCCGGTGCGGGCATTACGACAGCAAACACGACAACTCAGCGGTTCATTTACAATACGACAAATGGAGCTTTGTTCTTTGATGCCGATGGCAGCTTAGGCGGATCTGCACCATTACAGATTGCCACCTTATCCGGCAATCCTGCCCTGAACAACACCAATATTGCGGTTATCTAA